The Deinococcus koreensis region CGCAGCGTGATCTGCGCGGAGTGGGCCACGACCTCGAACGACAGCACGTCACGGTAGAAGGCGGTGGAGCGGGCCAGGTCGCTGACCGGCAGCACCGGGGTCATCTCGATGAGGTGCATCCGTCCCCCC contains the following coding sequences:
- a CDS encoding VOC family protein gives rise to the protein MHLIEMTPVLPVSDLARSTAFYRDVLSFEVVAHSAQITLRRQ